The proteins below are encoded in one region of Danio rerio strain Tuebingen ecotype United States chromosome 14, GRCz12tu, whole genome shotgun sequence:
- the pimr119 gene encoding uncharacterized protein pimr119: MLFTVLGVIALFLRERDTNNTEEEVQNDVPPVRNSDGREIDDWCKEPSLLEPVSVHSEEPSLEEPVSVHSDEPSLEEPVSVHSEEPSLVEPVSVHSEEPSLEEPVSVHSEEPSLVEPVSVHSEEPSLEEPVSVHSEEPSLEEPVSVHSEEPSLEEPVSVHSEEPSLEEPVSVHSEEPSLEEPVSVHSEEPSLEEPVSVHSEEPSLEEPVSVHSEEPSLEEPSLDLSFFSAESSWSEDLSSSFLTVESSWSDDLSSVFLTAESGCGDDEPLFVDSAEPEKLMEDKETQTIEINSHCYAIEAQLGEGGCGAVFSATRLEDGLQVAVKLSDFEEEKRFISVDGFEDPLPLEIALHFLANKGPKVKEIIELLDWKVEADRYFMVLEQPIPCMSLHEFLLDCEGIIPENKLRTIMYQTTVAAQTCCQRGVLHRDIKLENLLINPDTLEVKLIDFGCGDLLTEDSFQYFRGTREYFPPEFSSTGRYHGEPATVWSLGVVLFLLVFYRFPEQSDLPRMNNRRLRIKGLSRDCCDFFHGCLQLDPKDRLELQNLSSHKWIRTKTRRNEENCPNLTDGSSHSNHPITSN, encoded by the exons atgttatttacCGTGCTCGGAGTAATTGCTCTCTTCCTGAGAGAAAGAGACACCAACAACACTGAAGAAGAGGTCCAGAATGATGTACCACCTGTGAGGAACAGTGATG GTCGAGAAATCGATGACTGGTGTAAAGAGCCATCACTGTtagagcctgtcagtgttcacagtgaggaaccatcgctggaggagcctgtcagtgttcacagtgacgaaccatcgctggaggagcctgtcagtgttcacagtgaggaaccatcgctggtagagcctgtcagtgttcacagtgaggaaccatcgctggaggagcctgtcagtgttcacagtgaggaaccatcgctggtagagcctgtcagtgttcacagtgaggaaccatcgctggaggagcctgtcagtgttcacagtgaggaaccatcgctggaggagcctgtcagtgttcacagtgaggaaccatcgctggaggagcctgtcagtgttcacagtgaggaaccatcgctggaggagcctgtcagtgttcacagtgaggaaccatcgctggaggagcctgtcagtgttcacagtgaggaaccatcgctggaggagcctgtcagtgttcacagtgaggaaccatcactggaggagcctgtcagtgttcacagtgaggaaccatcacTGGAGGAACCATCACTGGATCTCAGCTTCTTCTCTGCTGAGTCAAGCTGGAGTGAAGATCTCTCTTCAAGCTTCTTAACTGTTGAGTCGAGCTGGAGTGATGATCTCTCTTCAGTCTTCTTAACTGCTGAGTCTGGCTGTGGTGATGATGAACCCCTATTTGTTGACTCTGCTGAACCTGAGAAATTGATGGAGGACAAAGAGACACAAACCATTG AGATCAATTCCCACTGCTATGCAATTGAAGCTCAGCTGGGTGAAGGAGGCTGTGGAGCCGTTTTCTCAGCCACTCGTTTAGAAGATGGCCTTCAGGTGGCAGTAAAATTGTCCGATTTCGAGGAGGAGAAGCGATTCATCAGTGTT GATGGGTTTGAAGATCCACTTCCACTGGAGATCGCTCTGCACTTTCTTGCCAATAAAGGCCCCAAGGTTAAGGAAATCATCGAGCTTTTGGACTGGAAGGTGGAGGCTGATAGGTACTTCATGGTGCTAGAGCAGCCCATACCCTGCATGAGCTTGCATGAATTCCTTCTCGACTGCGAAGGCATCATTCCAGAGAACAAGCTACGAACAATCATGTACCAGACAACAGTTGCAGCCCAAACATGCTGCCAGCGTGGAGTTCTTCATCGTGATATCAAGCTGGAGAACTTGCTGATTAACCCGGACACCCTTGAGGTCAAACTGATTGACTTCGGGTGCGGCGATCTTCTTACTGAGGACAGTTTCCAATACTTTAGAG GCACCAGAGAGTACTTCCCTCCCGAGTTTTCATCAACTGGAAGATACCACGGGGAACCAGCGACAGTCTGGTCACTTGGAGTTGTTCTGTTTCTGCTAGTTTTCTACAGATTTCCAGAACAAAGTGACTTGCCTAGAATGAACAACAGAAGGTTGAGGATTAAAGGCTTGTCAAGAG ACTGCTGCGATTTCTTCCACGGCTGTCTGCAGTTGGACCCAAAGGATCGGCTTGAACTGCAGAACCTCAGTTCCCATAAGTGGATTAGG ACGAAAACAAGGAGGAATGAGGAGAACTGTCCTAATTTAACGGATGGATCTAGTCATTCCAATCACCCCATAACCTCCAATTAA
- the LOC141377552 gene encoding uncharacterized protein isoform X3 has product MLFTVLGVIALFLRERDTNNTEEEVQNDVPPVRNSDGQEIDDWCKEPSLLEPVSVHSEEPSLEEPVSVHSEEPSLEEPVSAHSEEPSLEEPVSVHSEEPSLEEPVSVHSEEPSLVEPVSVHSEEPSLEEPVSVHSEEPSLEEPVSVHSEEPSLKEPVSVHSEEPSLVEPVSVHSEEPSLVEPVSVHSEEPSLEPVSVHSEEPSLEEPSLDLSFFSAESSWSEDLSSSFLTVESSWSDDLSSGFLTAESGCGDDEPLFVDSAEPEKLKEDKETQIIEINSHCYAIEAQLGEGGCGAVFSATRLEDGLQVAVKVSDFEEEKRFISVDGFEDPLPLEIALHFLANKGPKVKEIIELLDWKVEADRYFMVLEQPIPCMSLHEFLLDCKGIIPENKLRTIMYQTTVAAQTCCQRGVLHRDIKLENLLINPDTLEVKLIDFGCGDLLTEDSFQYFRGTREYFPPEFSSTGRYHGEPATVWSLGVVLFLLVFYRFPEQSDLPRMNNRRLRIKGLSRDCCDFFHGCLQLDPKDRLELQNLSSHKWIRTRTRRNDENCPNLTDGSSHSNHPITSN; this is encoded by the exons atgttatttacCGTGCTCGGAGTAATTGCTCTCTTTCTGAGAGAAAGAGACACCAACAACACTGAAGAAGAGGTCCAGAATGATGTACCACCTGTGAGGAACAGTGACG GTCAAGAAATCGATGACTGGTGTAAAGAGCCATCACTGTtagagcctgtcagtgttcacagtgaggaaccatcgctggaggagcctgtcagtgttcacagtgaggaaccatcgctggaggagcctgtcagtgctcacagtgaggaaccatcgctggaggagcctgtcagtgttcacagtgaggaaccatcgctggaggagcctgtcagtgttcacagtgaggaaccatcgctggtagagcctgtcagtgttcacagtgaggaaccatcgctggaggagcctgtcagtgttcacagtgaggaaccatcgctggaggagcctgtcagtgttcacagtgaggaaccatcactgaaggagcctgtcagtgttcacagtgaggaaccatcgctggtagagcctgtcagtgttcacagtgaggaaccatcgctggtagagcctgtcagtgttcacagtgaggaaccatcgctg gagcctgtcagtgttcacagtgaggaaccatcgctggAGGAACCATCACTGGATCTCAGCTTCTTCTCTGCTGAGTCAAGCTGGAGTGAAGATCTCTCTTCAAGCTTCTTAACTGTTGAGTCGAGCTGGAGTGATGATCTCTCTTCAGGCTTCTTAACTGCTGAGTCTGGCTGTGGTGATGATGAACCCCTGTTTGTTGACTCTGCTGAACCTGAGAAATTGAAGGAGGACAAAGAGACACAAATCATTG AGATCAATTCCCACTGCTATGCAATTGAAGCTCAGCTGGGTGAAGGAGGCTGTGGAGCCGTTTTCTCAGCCACTCGTTTAGAAGATGGCCTTCAGGTGGCAGTAAAAGTGTCCGATTTCGAGGAGGAGAAGCGATTCATCAGTGTT GATGGGTTTGAAGATCCACTTCCACTGGAGATCGCTCTGCACTTTCTTGCCAATAAAGGCCCCAAGGTTAAGGAAATCATCGAGCTTTTGGACTGGAAGGTGGAGGCTGATAGGTACTTCATGGTGCTAGAGCAGCCCATACCCTGCATGAGCTTGCATGAATTCCTTCTCGACTGCAAAGGCATCATTCCAGAGAACAAGCTACGAACAATCATGTACCAGACAACAGTTGCAGCCCAAACATGCTGCCAGCGTGGAGTTCTTCATCGTGATATCAAGCTGGAGAACTTGCTGATTAACCCGGACACCCTTGAGGTCAAACTAATTGACTTCGGGTGCGGCGATCTTCTTACTGAGGACAGTTTCCAATACTTTAGAG GCACCAGAGAGTACTTCCCTCCCGAGTTTTCGTCAACTGGAAGATACCACGGGGAACCAGCGACAGTCTGGTCACTTGGAGTTGTTCTGTTTCTGCTAGTTTTCTACAGATTTCCAGAACAAAGTGACTTGCCTAGAATGAACAACAGAAGGTTGAGGATTAAAGGCTTGTCAAGAG ACTGCTGCGATTTCTTCCACGGCTGTCTGCAGTTGGACCCAAAGGATCGGCTTGAACTGCAGAACCTCAGTTCCCATAAGTGGATTAGG ACGAGAACAAGGAGGAATGATGAGAACTGTCCTAATTTAACGGATGGATCTAGTCATTCCAATCACCCCATAACCTCCAATTAA
- the LOC141377552 gene encoding uncharacterized protein isoform X2 — protein MLFTVLGVIALFLRERDTNNTEEEVQNDVPPVRNSDGQEIDDWCKEPSLLEPVSVHSEEPSLEEPVSVHSEEPSLEEPVSAHSEEPSLEEPVSVHSEEPSLEEPVSVHSEEPSLVEPVSVHSEEPSLEEPVSVHSEEPSLEEPVSVHSEEPSLKEPVSVHSEEPSLVEPVSVHSEEPSLVEPVSVHSEEPSLVEPVSVHSEEPSLEPVSVHSEEPSLEEPSLDLSFFSAESSWSEDLSSSFLTVESSWSDDLSSGFLTAESGCGDDEPLFVDSAEPEKLKEDKETQIIEINSHCYAIEAQLGEGGCGAVFSATRLEDGLQVAVKVSDFEEEKRFISVDGFEDPLPLEIALHFLANKGPKVKEIIELLDWKVEADRYFMVLEQPIPCMSLHEFLLDCKGIIPENKLRTIMYQTTVAAQTCCQRGVLHRDIKLENLLINPDTLEVKLIDFGCGDLLTEDSFQYFRGTREYFPPEFSSTGRYHGEPATVWSLGVVLFLLVFYRFPEQSDLPRMNNRRLRIKGLSRDCCDFFHGCLQLDPKDRLELQNLSSHKWIRTRTRRNDENCPNLTDGSSHSNHPITSN, from the exons atgttatttacCGTGCTCGGAGTAATTGCTCTCTTTCTGAGAGAAAGAGACACCAACAACACTGAAGAAGAGGTCCAGAATGATGTACCACCTGTGAGGAACAGTGACG GTCAAGAAATCGATGACTGGTGTAAAGAGCCATCACTGTtagagcctgtcagtgttcacagtgaggaaccatcgctggaggagcctgtcagtgttcacagtgaggaaccatcgctggaggagcctgtcagtgctcacagtgaggaaccatcgctggaggagcctgtcagtgttcacagtgaggaaccatcgctggaggagcctgtcagtgttcacagtgaggaaccatcgctggtagagcctgtcagtgttcacagtgaggaaccatcgctggaggagcctgtcagtgttcacagtgaggaaccatcgctggaggagcctgtcagtgttcacagtgaggaaccatcactgaaggagcctgtcagtgttcacagtgaggaaccatcgctggtagagcctgtcagtgttcacagtgaggaaccatcgctggtagagcctgtcagtgttcacagtgaggaaccatcgctggtagagcctgtcagtgttcacagtgaggaaccatcgctg gagcctgtcagtgttcacagtgaggaaccatcgctggAGGAACCATCACTGGATCTCAGCTTCTTCTCTGCTGAGTCAAGCTGGAGTGAAGATCTCTCTTCAAGCTTCTTAACTGTTGAGTCGAGCTGGAGTGATGATCTCTCTTCAGGCTTCTTAACTGCTGAGTCTGGCTGTGGTGATGATGAACCCCTGTTTGTTGACTCTGCTGAACCTGAGAAATTGAAGGAGGACAAAGAGACACAAATCATTG AGATCAATTCCCACTGCTATGCAATTGAAGCTCAGCTGGGTGAAGGAGGCTGTGGAGCCGTTTTCTCAGCCACTCGTTTAGAAGATGGCCTTCAGGTGGCAGTAAAAGTGTCCGATTTCGAGGAGGAGAAGCGATTCATCAGTGTT GATGGGTTTGAAGATCCACTTCCACTGGAGATCGCTCTGCACTTTCTTGCCAATAAAGGCCCCAAGGTTAAGGAAATCATCGAGCTTTTGGACTGGAAGGTGGAGGCTGATAGGTACTTCATGGTGCTAGAGCAGCCCATACCCTGCATGAGCTTGCATGAATTCCTTCTCGACTGCAAAGGCATCATTCCAGAGAACAAGCTACGAACAATCATGTACCAGACAACAGTTGCAGCCCAAACATGCTGCCAGCGTGGAGTTCTTCATCGTGATATCAAGCTGGAGAACTTGCTGATTAACCCGGACACCCTTGAGGTCAAACTAATTGACTTCGGGTGCGGCGATCTTCTTACTGAGGACAGTTTCCAATACTTTAGAG GCACCAGAGAGTACTTCCCTCCCGAGTTTTCGTCAACTGGAAGATACCACGGGGAACCAGCGACAGTCTGGTCACTTGGAGTTGTTCTGTTTCTGCTAGTTTTCTACAGATTTCCAGAACAAAGTGACTTGCCTAGAATGAACAACAGAAGGTTGAGGATTAAAGGCTTGTCAAGAG ACTGCTGCGATTTCTTCCACGGCTGTCTGCAGTTGGACCCAAAGGATCGGCTTGAACTGCAGAACCTCAGTTCCCATAAGTGGATTAGG ACGAGAACAAGGAGGAATGATGAGAACTGTCCTAATTTAACGGATGGATCTAGTCATTCCAATCACCCCATAACCTCCAATTAA
- the LOC141377552 gene encoding uncharacterized protein isoform X1 has translation MLFTVLGVIALFLRERDTNNTEEEVQNDVPPVRNSDGQEIDDWCKEPSLLEPVSVHSEEPSLEEPVSVHSEEPSLEEPVSAHSEEPSLEEPVSVHSEEPSLEEPVSVHSEEPSLVEPVSVHSEEPSLEEPVSVHSEEPSLEEPVSVHSEEPSLKEPVSVHSEEPSLVEPVSVHSEEPSLVEPVSVHSEEPSLVEPVSVHSEEPSLVEPVSVHSEEPSLEEPVSVHSEEPSLKEPVSVHSEEPSLVEPVSVHSEEPLLEEPVSVHSEEPSLEEPSLDLSFFSAESSWSEDLSSSFLTVESSWSDDLSSGFLTAESGCGDDEPLFVDSAEPEKLKEDKETQIIEINSHCYAIEAQLGEGGCGAVFSATRLEDGLQVAVKVSDFEEEKRFISVDGFEDPLPLEIALHFLANKGPKVKEIIELLDWKVEADRYFMVLEQPIPCMSLHEFLLDCKGIIPENKLRTIMYQTTVAAQTCCQRGVLHRDIKLENLLINPDTLEVKLIDFGCGDLLTEDSFQYFRGTREYFPPEFSSTGRYHGEPATVWSLGVVLFLLVFYRFPEQSDLPRMNNRRLRIKGLSRDCCDFFHGCLQLDPKDRLELQNLSSHKWIRTRTRRNDENCPNLTDGSSHSNHPITSN, from the exons atgttatttacCGTGCTCGGAGTAATTGCTCTCTTTCTGAGAGAAAGAGACACCAACAACACTGAAGAAGAGGTCCAGAATGATGTACCACCTGTGAGGAACAGTGACG GTCAAGAAATCGATGACTGGTGTAAAGAGCCATCACTGTtagagcctgtcagtgttcacagtgaggaaccatcgctggaggagcctgtcagtgttcacagtgaggaaccatcgctggaggagcctgtcagtgctcacagtgaggaaccatcgctggaggagcctgtcagtgttcacagtgaggaaccatcgctggaggagcctgtcagtgttcacagtgaggaaccatcgctggtagagcctgtcagtgttcacagtgaggaaccatcgctggaggagcctgtcagtgttcacagtgaggaaccatcgctggaggagcctgtcagtgttcacagtgaggaaccatcactgaaggagcctgtcagtgttcacagtgaggaaccatcgctggtagagcctgtcagtgttcacagtgaggaaccatcgctggtagagcctgtcagtgttcacagtgaggaaccatcgctggtagagcctgtcagtgttcacagtgaggaaccatcgctggtagagcctgtcagtgttcacagtgaggaaccatcgctggaggagcctgtcagtgttcacagtgaggaaccatcactgaaggagcctgtcagtgttcacagtgaggaaccatcgctggtagagcctgtcagtgttcacagtgaggaaccattgctggaggagcctgtcagtgttcacagtgaggaaccatcgctggAGGAACCATCACTGGATCTCAGCTTCTTCTCTGCTGAGTCAAGCTGGAGTGAAGATCTCTCTTCAAGCTTCTTAACTGTTGAGTCGAGCTGGAGTGATGATCTCTCTTCAGGCTTCTTAACTGCTGAGTCTGGCTGTGGTGATGATGAACCCCTGTTTGTTGACTCTGCTGAACCTGAGAAATTGAAGGAGGACAAAGAGACACAAATCATTG AGATCAATTCCCACTGCTATGCAATTGAAGCTCAGCTGGGTGAAGGAGGCTGTGGAGCCGTTTTCTCAGCCACTCGTTTAGAAGATGGCCTTCAGGTGGCAGTAAAAGTGTCCGATTTCGAGGAGGAGAAGCGATTCATCAGTGTT GATGGGTTTGAAGATCCACTTCCACTGGAGATCGCTCTGCACTTTCTTGCCAATAAAGGCCCCAAGGTTAAGGAAATCATCGAGCTTTTGGACTGGAAGGTGGAGGCTGATAGGTACTTCATGGTGCTAGAGCAGCCCATACCCTGCATGAGCTTGCATGAATTCCTTCTCGACTGCAAAGGCATCATTCCAGAGAACAAGCTACGAACAATCATGTACCAGACAACAGTTGCAGCCCAAACATGCTGCCAGCGTGGAGTTCTTCATCGTGATATCAAGCTGGAGAACTTGCTGATTAACCCGGACACCCTTGAGGTCAAACTAATTGACTTCGGGTGCGGCGATCTTCTTACTGAGGACAGTTTCCAATACTTTAGAG GCACCAGAGAGTACTTCCCTCCCGAGTTTTCGTCAACTGGAAGATACCACGGGGAACCAGCGACAGTCTGGTCACTTGGAGTTGTTCTGTTTCTGCTAGTTTTCTACAGATTTCCAGAACAAAGTGACTTGCCTAGAATGAACAACAGAAGGTTGAGGATTAAAGGCTTGTCAAGAG ACTGCTGCGATTTCTTCCACGGCTGTCTGCAGTTGGACCCAAAGGATCGGCTTGAACTGCAGAACCTCAGTTCCCATAAGTGGATTAGG ACGAGAACAAGGAGGAATGATGAGAACTGTCCTAATTTAACGGATGGATCTAGTCATTCCAATCACCCCATAACCTCCAATTAA